A region from the Vicia villosa cultivar HV-30 ecotype Madison, WI linkage group LG3, Vvil1.0, whole genome shotgun sequence genome encodes:
- the LOC131593473 gene encoding ankyrin repeat domain-containing protein 2B-like isoform X2 — protein MASNSQKDIPSDAKAGSAENKISKDEAPAKATPGPGAGVGAGPGAGFPANPFDFSAMSGLLNDPSIKELAEQIAKDPSFNQMAEQLQKTLHGATTQDGVPSFDNQQYFSTMQQVMENPNFMTMAERLGNALMQDPSMSSMLENFTNPSNKDQLEERMARIKEDPSLKHILDEIETGGPAAMMRYWNDEEVLKKLGLAMGIPPTTGEAAAASENSGPDETEDAGNEDESIVHHTASVGDIEGLKAALASGADKDEEDSEGRTALHFACGYGEVACAQILLEAGAKVDALDKNKNTALHYAAGYGRKECVALLVENGAAVTLQNMDGKTPIDVAKLNNQDDVLQLLEKDVFL, from the exons ATGGCTTCCAATTCGCAAAAGGATATTCCTTCTG ATGCCAAAGCTGGTTCAGCAGAGAATAAAATTTCCAAAGATGAAGCACCGGCTAAAGCAACTCCTGGACCTGGGG CTGGGGTTGGAGCTGGGCCTGGGGCTGGTTTTCCAGCTAACCCTTTTGATTTTTCAGCAATGAGTGGTCTACTCAAT GATCCAAGTATCAAGGAATTGGCTGAACAAATTGCCAAAGATCCATCGTTCAATCAGATGGCCGAACAACTTCAAAAAACTTTGCATGGAGCAACAACACAAGATGGTGTCCCAAGTTTTGATAATCAGCAGTATTTTTCAACCATGCAACAGGTCATGGAGAATCCTAATTTTATGACCATGGCTGAGCGCCTGGGGAATGCATTGATGCAG GACCCATCTATGTCTTCCATGCTTGAAAATTTTACCAATCCGTCAAATAAAGATCAGCTTGAAGAGAGAATGGCACGCATCAAAGAAGATCCATCTTTGAAACATATTTTAGATGAGATAGAGACTGGTGGTCCCGCTGCAATGATGag ATACTGGAATGATGAGGAGGTTTTGAAAAAGTTGGGACTAGCCATGGGCATTCCTCCAACCACTGGAGAGGCAGCTGCCGCTTCTGAAAACTCTGGGCCAGATGAAACAGAAGATGCGGGAAACGAAGATGAATCAATTGTTCATCATACTGCTAGTGTTGGTGACATCGAG GGATTGAAAGCTGCGCTAGCCTCTGGTGCTGATAAAGATGAAGAAGATTCAGAGGGAAGAACTGCTTTGCATTTTGCTTGTGGTTACGGTGAG GTGGCGTGTGCGCAAATTCTCCTAGAGGCTGGAGCTAAAGTAGATGCTTTGGATAAGAACAAGAATACAGCTCTTCATTATGCTGCAGGTTATGGCAGGAAGGAATGTGTTGCCTTGCTCGTTGAAAATGGTGCTGCAGT TACTCTGCAGAATATGGATGGAAAAACTCCTATAGATGTTGCAAAGCTAAacaatcaagatgatgttctacAGCTGCTCGAGAAAGATGTTTTCCTGTAA
- the LOC131593473 gene encoding ankyrin repeat domain-containing protein 2B-like isoform X1, giving the protein MASNSQKDIPSDAKAGSAENKISKDEAPAKATPGPGAGVGAGPGVGAGPGVGAGPGAGFPANPFDFSAMSGLLNDPSIKELAEQIAKDPSFNQMAEQLQKTLHGATTQDGVPSFDNQQYFSTMQQVMENPNFMTMAERLGNALMQDPSMSSMLENFTNPSNKDQLEERMARIKEDPSLKHILDEIETGGPAAMMRYWNDEEVLKKLGLAMGIPPTTGEAAAASENSGPDETEDAGNEDESIVHHTASVGDIEGLKAALASGADKDEEDSEGRTALHFACGYGEVACAQILLEAGAKVDALDKNKNTALHYAAGYGRKECVALLVENGAAVTLQNMDGKTPIDVAKLNNQDDVLQLLEKDVFL; this is encoded by the exons ATGGCTTCCAATTCGCAAAAGGATATTCCTTCTG ATGCCAAAGCTGGTTCAGCAGAGAATAAAATTTCCAAAGATGAAGCACCGGCTAAAGCAACTCCTGGACCTGGGGCTGGGGTTGGAGCTGGGCCTGGGGTTGGAGCTGGGCCTGGGGTTGGAGCTGGGCCTGGGGCTGGTTTTCCAGCTAACCCTTTTGATTTTTCAGCAATGAGTGGTCTACTCAAT GATCCAAGTATCAAGGAATTGGCTGAACAAATTGCCAAAGATCCATCGTTCAATCAGATGGCCGAACAACTTCAAAAAACTTTGCATGGAGCAACAACACAAGATGGTGTCCCAAGTTTTGATAATCAGCAGTATTTTTCAACCATGCAACAGGTCATGGAGAATCCTAATTTTATGACCATGGCTGAGCGCCTGGGGAATGCATTGATGCAG GACCCATCTATGTCTTCCATGCTTGAAAATTTTACCAATCCGTCAAATAAAGATCAGCTTGAAGAGAGAATGGCACGCATCAAAGAAGATCCATCTTTGAAACATATTTTAGATGAGATAGAGACTGGTGGTCCCGCTGCAATGATGag ATACTGGAATGATGAGGAGGTTTTGAAAAAGTTGGGACTAGCCATGGGCATTCCTCCAACCACTGGAGAGGCAGCTGCCGCTTCTGAAAACTCTGGGCCAGATGAAACAGAAGATGCGGGAAACGAAGATGAATCAATTGTTCATCATACTGCTAGTGTTGGTGACATCGAG GGATTGAAAGCTGCGCTAGCCTCTGGTGCTGATAAAGATGAAGAAGATTCAGAGGGAAGAACTGCTTTGCATTTTGCTTGTGGTTACGGTGAG GTGGCGTGTGCGCAAATTCTCCTAGAGGCTGGAGCTAAAGTAGATGCTTTGGATAAGAACAAGAATACAGCTCTTCATTATGCTGCAGGTTATGGCAGGAAGGAATGTGTTGCCTTGCTCGTTGAAAATGGTGCTGCAGT TACTCTGCAGAATATGGATGGAAAAACTCCTATAGATGTTGCAAAGCTAAacaatcaagatgatgttctacAGCTGCTCGAGAAAGATGTTTTCCTGTAA